A section of the Roseivirga sp. BDSF3-8 genome encodes:
- a CDS encoding RNA polymerase sigma factor produces the protein MGKYNLSDSKLLSLYKNGSESAFEQLVNRHKSKIFTTIILVVKDRYIAEDLLQETFIKAIRTIKSGRYNEEGKFLPWILRIAHNLAIDHFRKAKRYPTIVMEDGSSVFNTLEFSEVSAEDRQVLKDTHAKLRQLIHELPDPQKEVLIMRHYMKMSFQEIADATDVSINTALGRMRYALINLRKKIKHTNIAYDQNFYPE, from the coding sequence ATGGGTAAGTATAATCTTAGCGACAGCAAGCTCTTGTCGCTTTACAAGAACGGTAGTGAGTCTGCTTTCGAACAATTGGTAAATAGGCATAAGTCAAAAATTTTTACCACCATAATATTAGTTGTCAAGGATCGTTACATAGCAGAAGATTTATTGCAGGAAACTTTCATTAAGGCTATTCGGACTATTAAATCCGGTCGCTATAATGAAGAAGGTAAATTCTTGCCGTGGATTCTGCGTATCGCTCACAATCTTGCTATCGATCATTTCAGGAAAGCCAAGCGCTATCCTACAATTGTGATGGAAGATGGCAGTTCTGTTTTCAATACGCTGGAATTCAGTGAGGTATCGGCCGAGGATAGACAGGTCCTTAAGGATACTCACGCCAAGCTGAGGCAACTGATTCATGAACTTCCCGATCCACAGAAGGAAGTGCTCATCATGCGTCATTACATGAAGATGAGCTTTCAGGAAATTGCTGATGCAACAGACGTGAGCATCAATACCGCTTTAGGCAGAATGCGCTATGCCCTGATAAATCTCAGGAAAAAAATAAAGCATACGAATATTGCCTATGACCAAAACTTTTACCCCGAATGA
- the nth gene encoding endonuclease III has protein sequence MRKKERFDALISYFTESHPEPETELHYENPFQLLVAVVLSAQCTDKRVNIVTPALFRDFPAPEYLAVSSFDELAPYIKSISYPNNKTKHLLGLGKMLVEDFNSEVPATVEELQKLPGVGRKTANVIASVIYNLPTMAVDTHVFRVSKRIGLVTQTAKTPLEVEKQLVRHIPEDLIPKAHHWLILHGRYVCLARKPKCEKCDLTSFCRFYEKKMKAEKLAESLAKDSDRR, from the coding sequence ATGCGTAAAAAGGAAAGATTCGACGCGCTGATATCATATTTTACTGAAAGCCACCCCGAGCCCGAAACTGAGCTTCATTATGAAAACCCGTTTCAGCTCCTGGTAGCCGTGGTGCTTAGTGCACAGTGTACGGATAAGCGGGTGAATATTGTTACGCCCGCTCTTTTCCGTGACTTTCCTGCCCCCGAATATCTGGCTGTCTCATCTTTTGATGAGTTGGCCCCCTATATCAAAAGCATTTCCTACCCTAATAATAAAACCAAGCACCTGTTAGGGCTGGGTAAAATGCTGGTAGAAGATTTTAACTCTGAGGTCCCTGCCACCGTCGAAGAACTCCAGAAGTTACCAGGAGTGGGGCGTAAGACAGCAAATGTAATAGCCAGCGTTATTTATAACCTTCCCACCATGGCCGTGGATACCCATGTATTTCGGGTATCTAAGCGAATTGGCCTGGTAACACAGACGGCAAAAACGCCCTTGGAGGTTGAAAAACAACTGGTACGCCATATCCCCGAAGACCTTATTCCTAAGGCTCACCACTGGCTGATACTTCATGGCCGTTATGTATGCCTGGCCAGAAAGCCAAAGTGTGAAAAATGCGACCTTACCTCTTTTTGCCGGTTTTATGAGAAAAAAATGAAGGCGGAAAAGCTGGCTGAATCGCTCGCTAAAGATTCTGACAGGAGGTGA
- a CDS encoding glycosyltransferase family 4 protein, translating to MPSLRILYIHQYFRTPAQGSSSRSWYFTRALADAGHRPVVITAHNEVDYKCVNFEGVEVHYLPVYYDNALSFRKRTAAFLKFVYRSIKLARKLPIPDLAYVLSTPLTTGLIGLFLKKTRRIPFIFDVADLWPRAPIEIGAIRNGHIRRWLYELEGLIYRNAESVVALSPAIKQDICSRFEELNVLMIPNMADLDFFGGREVESHPEGSHPFTIVYFGAAGLANHLEYMLDAAEACKLMSLPVSFWVIAEGGRLQHLKNLCARRDLLSYVSFYDYMAKQELTEKIAAADAVYISFKDLPVLETGSPNKFFDGLAAGKMIITNFQGWIGDLIKSENIGFSYPPGRPEQFAESLKPFIHDRERANECGVRARQLAARAFSRREHTSRFVSLVEKTCQSRSGR from the coding sequence ATGCCGTCTTTACGGATACTTTATATACACCAGTATTTCCGAACTCCTGCACAGGGTAGCTCCAGCCGCTCGTGGTATTTTACAAGAGCCCTGGCAGATGCAGGACACAGGCCAGTAGTCATCACTGCACATAATGAGGTAGATTACAAATGTGTGAACTTTGAAGGGGTAGAGGTGCATTATCTTCCGGTATACTACGATAATGCTTTAAGCTTCCGAAAACGAACGGCTGCATTTCTTAAATTTGTTTATCGATCCATAAAATTAGCCAGGAAATTGCCTATTCCGGACCTGGCCTATGTACTCAGTACGCCTCTCACCACTGGCCTTATTGGCTTATTCCTGAAAAAAACCAGGCGCATACCCTTTATATTTGATGTAGCAGACCTGTGGCCCCGGGCCCCTATAGAAATTGGTGCTATCCGCAATGGTCATATCAGAAGGTGGCTTTACGAGCTGGAAGGGCTGATTTACCGCAATGCCGAAAGTGTTGTGGCGCTTTCCCCAGCGATAAAACAGGATATATGTAGCCGGTTTGAAGAGCTTAATGTATTGATGATACCTAATATGGCTGACCTTGATTTTTTTGGAGGGAGAGAAGTCGAGAGCCACCCGGAGGGTAGTCACCCTTTTACGATCGTTTATTTCGGGGCGGCCGGTTTAGCAAATCACCTGGAGTATATGCTGGATGCAGCAGAAGCCTGTAAGCTTATGAGTCTGCCCGTTAGCTTTTGGGTAATAGCAGAAGGAGGCAGACTTCAACATTTGAAAAACCTATGTGCCAGGCGCGACCTGCTTAGTTACGTATCGTTTTATGATTACATGGCAAAACAGGAACTCACAGAGAAAATTGCCGCTGCCGACGCTGTTTATATAAGCTTTAAAGATTTACCTGTTTTGGAAACAGGTAGCCCGAATAAGTTTTTTGATGGCCTGGCAGCAGGCAAAATGATCATAACTAACTTCCAGGGGTGGATAGGGGATCTTATAAAGTCTGAAAATATTGGATTCAGCTATCCTCCCGGTCGGCCCGAACAGTTTGCGGAATCATTAAAACCTTTCATCCATGACCGGGAAAGGGCTAATGAGTGTGGAGTCCGGGCGAGGCAGTTGGCAGCCAGGGCCTTTAGCCGTCGCGAACATACTTCCCGCTTCGTTTCACTTGTAGAAAAAACGTGTCAATCCCGATCAGGCCGGTAA